A single region of the Streptomyces caelestis genome encodes:
- a CDS encoding TetR/AcrR family transcriptional regulator, which yields MAQTATPKKRKRVVKTAEARRADILKASREVFGTTGFADATIADITTAAGMGKGSFYMYFETKDHVLGALWEEYISAFYDTTQEILAQGNAWWPTMDELLQRLLEHAIENAELHRLVYGSANAKALELCKESNARVMDLICGFVRRGAVAGAFRSASPEWTFRMIYHAADGLLNDLIAGGAPLDTAAINRSVLEMAHRALGDPDLASAGY from the coding sequence ATGGCTCAGACCGCGACCCCGAAGAAGCGAAAGCGTGTCGTCAAGACCGCCGAGGCGCGGAGGGCCGACATCCTGAAGGCCAGCCGCGAGGTGTTCGGCACGACCGGTTTCGCCGACGCCACCATTGCGGACATCACGACGGCCGCGGGCATGGGCAAGGGCAGCTTCTACATGTACTTCGAGACCAAGGACCACGTCCTCGGCGCCCTCTGGGAGGAGTACATCAGCGCGTTCTATGACACCACCCAGGAGATCCTGGCGCAGGGGAACGCCTGGTGGCCCACCATGGACGAGCTGTTGCAGAGGCTCCTCGAGCACGCCATCGAGAACGCGGAACTGCATCGACTGGTCTACGGATCGGCGAACGCGAAGGCGCTGGAACTGTGCAAGGAGTCCAACGCCCGCGTAATGGACTTGATCTGCGGCTTCGTCAGACGCGGCGCGGTCGCCGGGGCCTTTCGGAGCGCCAGCCCCGAATGGACGTTCCGCATGATCTACCACGCCGCCGACGGCTTGCTAAACGACCTGATCGCCGGCGGGGCGCCCCTCGACACCGCGGCCATCAACCGCAGCGTGCTCGAAATGGCGCACCGGGCACTCGGTGACCCGGACCTGGCATCGGCGGGCTACTGA
- a CDS encoding group II intron maturase-specific domain-containing protein: MNAFLRGWTAYFRFGNSARLAVSMTGSSASRTVREARTRRSRRGC; this comes from the coding sequence GTGAATGCGTTTTTGCGGGGATGGACCGCGTACTTCCGCTTCGGGAACTCGGCCCGACTGGCTGTGTCGATGACGGGAAGCAGCGCTTCTCGGACAGTTCGGGAGGCGCGGACGCGGAGGAGCAGGCGTGGTTGTTGA
- a CDS encoding AfsR/SARP family transcriptional regulator yields MAGATYATAALSKIGIRRLRGEACVSIIFGHPRDWWAGPVSRLHTNQSQHETTSVFITTEYTARERDVLSFSILGALEVHTGTGQVEIPGDLQRTLVQVLLVSEGQAVSGETLIDEMWGESAPANRVNALQAHISRLRRRLRSMEPERSASRLTMHPSGYRLAVDEDELDAAQFLRKVRRAEAVVSARPAEAADLLRSALSMWRGPVFGSLPGGSVCRLTSALYEEHRLRARELLFDAELSAGHHANILAELYDAHVSNLLRERFCEQLMIALYRSGRQADALDTYRRMWQRLSEEIGVLPSPSLRSVEHAILSHDPSLTLTSGEALFRPA; encoded by the coding sequence ATGGCTGGTGCCACTTACGCAACGGCAGCACTGTCGAAGATTGGCATCCGACGGCTACGGGGGGAAGCGTGTGTATCGATCATTTTCGGCCATCCGCGTGATTGGTGGGCGGGGCCAGTTTCGCGCCTCCACACCAACCAGTCTCAACACGAGACCACGTCCGTATTCATTACCACCGAATACACGGCAAGGGAGCGCGATGTGCTGAGTTTTTCGATTCTCGGGGCGTTAGAGGTGCACACCGGAACGGGTCAGGTCGAGATCCCCGGTGATCTGCAGCGCACGCTCGTCCAGGTACTGCTGGTCAGCGAGGGCCAGGCCGTCTCCGGCGAAACGCTCATTGATGAGATGTGGGGAGAATCAGCCCCCGCCAACCGGGTCAACGCCCTGCAGGCACACATCAGTCGGCTGCGGCGCCGTCTGAGATCCATGGAGCCCGAGCGCTCCGCATCGCGTCTGACCATGCACCCGTCCGGCTACCGGCTGGCAGTCGACGAGGACGAGCTCGACGCCGCTCAGTTCCTCCGGAAGGTCCGCCGTGCCGAGGCGGTCGTCTCCGCCCGTCCGGCCGAGGCGGCCGACCTGCTGCGCTCCGCGCTGTCCATGTGGCGCGGTCCTGTGTTCGGATCCCTGCCCGGCGGGTCGGTGTGCCGGCTCACCAGCGCCCTGTACGAAGAACACCGTCTGCGTGCCAGAGAGTTGCTGTTCGACGCCGAGCTCAGTGCCGGGCACCACGCGAACATCCTCGCCGAGCTCTACGACGCCCACGTCAGCAATCTCCTGCGCGAGCGGTTCTGCGAACAGCTCATGATCGCCCTGTACCGTTCCGGCCGCCAGGCCGACGCGCTGGACACCTATCGGCGCATGTGGCAGCGCCTTTCCGAGGAGATCGGCGTGCTGCCCTCTCCCTCACTGCGCAGTGTGGAGCACGCCATCTTGTCCCACGATCCTTCTCTCACCCTGACCAGCGGCGAGGCGCTGTTCCGGCCGGCGTGA